The Solidesulfovibrio sp. genomic sequence CGGACACCAGCACGACATCGACGGCCTTGAGCCATTGGCCAACGGCCGCCGCCAAGGCGTCCTCCGTGGCCTTGGCCAAGGGGGCCACGGTTTCGAAATCCGTGCGCAACAGCTGTTGCCCGCCGGCCACGTACCGGGTCTTGACCGGGGTACGCCGGCCGGGTTCCACGGCCAGTCCCGTCCCCAGGACGGCTTTTTGGGCCAAAAGCGCCGCCAGTTGCTCCCCGGCCGGGTCGTCGCCCACCGCCCCGGCAAAGGCCGTGCCCACGCCCAGGGCGGCCAGGTTGCGCACCACGTTGCCCGCCCCGCCGGGCATGCTCAGTTCGCCTTCGATGGACAGGATGGGGATGGGCGCCTCGGGCGAAACGCGCTTGACCGAGCCGCGCACGAAACGGTCGAGCATGGCGTCGCCGACGACGAGCACCCTGGCCCGGCCGAGCCGATCGCAGACCTCGAGGAGCGCGGCCAGCTCCCCGCTCTCCCGACCCTCTGACGGCGTGGGCATCACGGCTTCCTCCGCCTCACCGGTAGGGGTTTTGCCGACCGAGGTAGCGGCCGACATACTCGGCCACGGCCTCTTCCAGGGGCCTGGCGGCGTGCGGGTAGCCGGCGGCACGCAGCCGCTCGGTTCGGGCCTCGGTAAAATACTGGTACTTGTCCCGGATCGCCTCGGGCATGTCCACGTAGACGATGTCGGGCTCGCGGCCGGCGGCGGCGAAGCCCGCGCCGAGGAAATCGGCAAAGGACCGGGCCTTGCCCGTGCCGACATTGAACAGGCCGCTGACGGCGGGGTTGTCCAGCAGCCAGAGCACCACGCGCTCGACGTCGCCCACGTAGACGAAATCGCGCATTTGGCCGCCGTCGGGATAGTCCGGATGGGCGGACTTGAAAAGCTTCACCGCACGGCCGGCGGCGATGTCCGGCCAAAGCTTGGTCAGCACGCTTTGCATGGAGCCCTTGTGAAACTCGTTTGGGCCGAAGACATTGAAGAATTTGAGCCCGGCCCATTGCGGCGGTAGCCGCTCGCCCCGCTTGGCCCGACGACAGACGATGCGGTCGAAGGCATGTTTGCTGAAGGCGTAGAGATTGAGCGGCACGAGCCTGGCCAGGGCCTCGGGCTCGGGATCGTCGTCGAAGCCCCGGGCGCCGTCGCCGTAGGTCGCGGCCGAGGAGGCATAGACGAGCGGCACGCCGGCGGCGGTGCAAAATTCCAGCAGGTCAAGGGAGAAGCGCAGGTTCTCGCGCACCACCGCATCGCCGTCGGTGACCGTGGTGGAGGAAATGGCCCCCATGTGGAGCACGGCCGAAAGGCGCTGCCCCTTGCGTTCCAGCCAGCCCGCCAGGTCCTCGGGCGTGATGAGGTCGTCGAAATCGCGGCCGCGGATGTTTTTCCATTTGTCGCCGCCGCGCAATCGATCGCACAAAATCAGGTCGCGCCGACCGGATTCGTTGAGGGCGGCGGCGAGGTTGGAACCGATAAACCCAGCCGCGCCGGTAACGAGGATCATGCCTGTGCCTTTTCCCTGCGGCTTTCCGCCCTTCGGTGACGCCCCCCTCGGCGGGGCCGGCCCTGGGTTCCCGTTTCCCCTCGGGGCTTGGCTTTGCCCGAGGAACACGTGGAGACATAGGAGGAAGCCCTCGCCTTGGCAAGAAAGCGGGCCCGCCTTACATGTAGCCCAGGGAGCGCAGTTGCTCCATGGCCTCTTCCTTTTCCTGGTCGCGGCCGGCCCGTTCCTGGGATCGGTCGCTCAGGTCCTGCTCCCAGGCCGGCTTGTCGCTTTGCCGCACGGTGCCGTGCCGGGTGCCGAGGCTGCGGTAGCCCCGACGGTAGAGTTCGCAAAAGGGGATGTCCCGGGTCAGGGTGATTTCCCAGACGTCGGCCTCGCGCATGTGCAGGATGGGGTGGATGCGCAAATGGGGAGGGGTGTGGCGGGGACTTTCGTACTCTTCTTCCGCCCGGGCCGGATGCTCGTCCCAGCGGATGGCCGTGGCCAGGGCGGCCACCTGATTGTCCCGTAAAAAGGCGTTCATGGGCGCCACTTTCATGAGTTGGTTGCCCACGGGGGACTCGGGGTCGAAGGGAAACCCCGGACCGGTGAATCCCGTGCGCGCCACCTCGGCCCGACTTTCCGGGGACAGCTCGGCCAGGGCGATATAGTCGCCGATGCCAGGCTTTTTCCCGAGCACTTCGCGGTTGGCGGCAATCGTCCGGTCAAGGCCCCATTCCCGGGTCAGGCGTTCCTGGAAGGCCGTCACTTCCGGAAAGGGATCGCCTTCGTCAATGGTCAGCACGCGCGGCATGGGCAGGCTTTCCTCGGCGCAGGCCCGGCGCGTCAGCCACAACACCAGCGTACTGTCCTTGGCGCCCGTCCAGGCCAGCCAGAAATCCCGGCCGAACCGGCGGATGGCTTCGGCCAGGATGGCCTTGGACGCGGCGATCTT encodes the following:
- the rfaD gene encoding ADP-glyceromanno-heptose 6-epimerase; translated protein: MILVTGAAGFIGSNLAAALNESGRRDLILCDRLRGGDKWKNIRGRDFDDLITPEDLAGWLERKGQRLSAVLHMGAISSTTVTDGDAVVRENLRFSLDLLEFCTAAGVPLVYASSAATYGDGARGFDDDPEPEALARLVPLNLYAFSKHAFDRIVCRRAKRGERLPPQWAGLKFFNVFGPNEFHKGSMQSVLTKLWPDIAAGRAVKLFKSAHPDYPDGGQMRDFVYVGDVERVVLWLLDNPAVSGLFNVGTGKARSFADFLGAGFAAAGREPDIVYVDMPEAIRDKYQYFTEARTERLRAAGYPHAARPLEEAVAEYVGRYLGRQNPYR
- a CDS encoding phosphoadenosine phosphosulfate reductase family protein, which encodes MDKTLRQERLDLPLEDKIAASKAILAEAIRRFGRDFWLAWTGAKDSTLVLWLTRRACAEESLPMPRVLTIDEGDPFPEVTAFQERLTREWGLDRTIAANREVLGKKPGIGDYIALAELSPESRAEVARTGFTGPGFPFDPESPVGNQLMKVAPMNAFLRDNQVAALATAIRWDEHPARAEEEYESPRHTPPHLRIHPILHMREADVWEITLTRDIPFCELYRRGYRSLGTRHGTVRQSDKPAWEQDLSDRSQERAGRDQEKEEAMEQLRSLGYM